The DNA sequence TCTCATGGCTTCTTCTGCGCCATTTCCTTCAGGGTGAGGCGCTGATATATGGTGCGCGTCAGAACTATCACCACAACCTAACAGAGCAATGTTGGGTAAGTTGTTCAATGGTTTTATTTTGCTAAGCAGCATAAATGCGGCAGCTTCTCCGATATTAATACCATTTCTAGAAGTACTAAAAGGCTGACAATGTGTCGTTGAAAGCGCTTCAAGGCCATGGAAGCCATTGAGCGTAAGTTTACATAAGGTATCGACACCTCCAACCAAAACAGCATCGGCCATGCCGGAGTCTAACAGTCGCTCGGCGGTGAGAAATACACGGCCACTTGATGAGCAAGCCGTCGAGATTGCATAACTTGGCCCCGTTATCGCGCAGTATTGGCTGACGAACTCAGAAGTATTGCCAAGCTCTTGTTTCGAGTAATGGTAATGCTCAGGAAACTCATCGTGTGTCAATTTATGTTTGAAAGCCGCTTCACCATCAGAAATACCTGAGGTGCTAGTGCCTATAACAACAGCAACTTTATCCGAGCCAAATTGTAATTTTGCTTGCTCGATAGAATCTTTGATTTGGTTTAGGGCCGATAACGCGAGCTGGTTATTACGAGTAGCGTATTCGGCAAGGTGCTGAGGGATTTCAGGCAGATCGCCCGCTACCTTACCAACAACAGTCGACTTGCCGTCATTCAGCATATCGTCCACTTCAACCATATTCGATCTGTGCTCATTTTTAAGGCAGTCGTGAATTTCAACAACACTTGAGCCTAGCGCCGAGTGGAAACCACAGTCTTGGATGTAAATAGGCATAGTGTTCAGCTCTTACTTGGGTTGTCGATAATCGT is a window from the Vibrio splendidus genome containing:
- a CDS encoding beta-ketoacyl-[acyl-carrier-protein] synthase family protein; its protein translation is MPIYIQDCGFHSALGSSVVEIHDCLKNEHRSNMVEVDDMLNDGKSTVVGKVAGDLPEIPQHLAEYATRNNQLALSALNQIKDSIEQAKLQFGSDKVAVVIGTSTSGISDGEAAFKHKLTHDEFPEHYHYSKQELGNTSEFVSQYCAITGPSYAISTACSSSGRVFLTAERLLDSGMADAVLVGGVDTLCKLTLNGFHGLEALSTTHCQPFSTSRNGINIGEAAAFMLLSKIKPLNNLPNIALLGCGDSSDAHHISAPHPEGNGAEEAMRKALNAAQLTAEDIGYINAHGTATPLNDSMESKAIHRIFANKVPVSSTKPLTGHTLGAASAIEAAIAWHILKYDLPLPLQKCQDKAEDIEIDLVNCAQKLKVKNILSNSFAFGGNNISLIFGVVND